A window of the Lepisosteus oculatus isolate fLepOcu1 chromosome 14, fLepOcu1.hap2, whole genome shotgun sequence genome harbors these coding sequences:
- the nelfe gene encoding negative elongation factor E isoform X1: protein MQSAEVCRMALFPTSLSEEEESLQKKYAKLKKKKKALLALKKQSSSSQTSQGGLKRTLSDQPVVDTATATEQAKMLVKSGAISAIKSENKNSGFKRSRTLEGKLKDPEKGPVPAFLPFQRSMSTDEEMLEAKRPHRKSLYESFVSPGDRSRDDEDLGGSSSSRELDRERERDRDRDRELDRERGRDRDRDRDRDRDRDRDRDRDRDRDRDRERDREAPFRRSDSYPDRRGSRKGNTVYVYGAGLREETLRAAFSAHGTVIDLSMDPPRNCAFITFEKMESADQAVGELNGTMVGDVNIKVSIARKQPMLEAATGKSVWASLAVQNSAKGSYRDKRNQVVYNDDFL from the exons ATGCAGAGCGCTGAAG TGTGCAGGATGGCCCTGTTCCCCACCTCTCTGTCGGAGGAAGAGGAGTCCCTCCAGAAGAAGTACGCCAAGCTGAAGAAGAAG AAAAAGGCCCTCCTGGCCCTCAAGAAGCAGAGCTCCAGCAGCCAGACCAGCCAGGGCGGACTGAAGCGCA CCCTGTCCGACCAGCCGGTGGTGGACACGGCCACGGCGACGGAGCAGGCCAAGATGCTGGTGAAGTCGGGGGCCATCAGCGCCATCAAGTCCGAGAACAAGAACTCCGGGTTCAAGCGCTCCAGGACGCTGGAAGGCAAGCTCAAG GATCCGGAGAAGGGGCCTGTCCCCGCCTTCCTTCCCTTCCAGAGGAGCATGTCCACAGACGAGGAGATGCTGGAG GCTAAGCGGCCTCACAGGAAGTCCCTGTACGAGAG cttcgTGAGCCCAGGGGACCGGTCTCGGGACGATGAGGATCTGGGGGGCTCGTCCTCCAGCAGGGAGctggacagggagagggagagggacagggacagggacagggagctGGACCGGGAGCGAGGGAGAGACCGGGACCGGGACAGGGAtcgggacagagacagagacagggatCGTGATCGGGATCGGGATCGGGACCGGGACCgggagagggacagggaggCCCCCTTCAGAC GCTCCGACTCGTACCCGGACCGCCGCGGCTCCAGGAAGGGGAACACGGTCTACGTCTACGGGGCGGGGCTGAGGGAGGAGACCCTGCGCGCGGCCTTCTCGGCCCACGGCACCGTCATCGACCTCAGCATGGACCCGCCGCGCAA CTGTGCATTCATCACCTTCGAGAAGATGGAGTCCGCGGATCAGGCTGTGGGCGAG TTGAACGGCACAATGGTTGGCGATGTTAACATTAAAGTCAGCATCGCCAGGAAACAGCCTATGCTTGAAGCTGCTACAGGGAAGTCAGTCTGGGCCTCTCTAG ctGTACAGAATAGTGCCAAGGGCTCCTACAGAGACAAGCGGAACCAGGTTGTGTACAATGATGACTTCCTGTGA
- the nelfe gene encoding negative elongation factor E isoform X2, with amino-acid sequence MALFPTSLSEEEESLQKKYAKLKKKKKALLALKKQSSSSQTSQGGLKRTLSDQPVVDTATATEQAKMLVKSGAISAIKSENKNSGFKRSRTLEGKLKDPEKGPVPAFLPFQRSMSTDEEMLEAKRPHRKSLYESFVSPGDRSRDDEDLGGSSSSRELDRERERDRDRDRELDRERGRDRDRDRDRDRDRDRDRDRDRDRDRDRERDREAPFRRSDSYPDRRGSRKGNTVYVYGAGLREETLRAAFSAHGTVIDLSMDPPRNCAFITFEKMESADQAVGELNGTMVGDVNIKVSIARKQPMLEAATGKSVWASLAVQNSAKGSYRDKRNQVVYNDDFL; translated from the exons ATGGCCCTGTTCCCCACCTCTCTGTCGGAGGAAGAGGAGTCCCTCCAGAAGAAGTACGCCAAGCTGAAGAAGAAG AAAAAGGCCCTCCTGGCCCTCAAGAAGCAGAGCTCCAGCAGCCAGACCAGCCAGGGCGGACTGAAGCGCA CCCTGTCCGACCAGCCGGTGGTGGACACGGCCACGGCGACGGAGCAGGCCAAGATGCTGGTGAAGTCGGGGGCCATCAGCGCCATCAAGTCCGAGAACAAGAACTCCGGGTTCAAGCGCTCCAGGACGCTGGAAGGCAAGCTCAAG GATCCGGAGAAGGGGCCTGTCCCCGCCTTCCTTCCCTTCCAGAGGAGCATGTCCACAGACGAGGAGATGCTGGAG GCTAAGCGGCCTCACAGGAAGTCCCTGTACGAGAG cttcgTGAGCCCAGGGGACCGGTCTCGGGACGATGAGGATCTGGGGGGCTCGTCCTCCAGCAGGGAGctggacagggagagggagagggacagggacagggacagggagctGGACCGGGAGCGAGGGAGAGACCGGGACCGGGACAGGGAtcgggacagagacagagacagggatCGTGATCGGGATCGGGATCGGGACCGGGACCgggagagggacagggaggCCCCCTTCAGAC GCTCCGACTCGTACCCGGACCGCCGCGGCTCCAGGAAGGGGAACACGGTCTACGTCTACGGGGCGGGGCTGAGGGAGGAGACCCTGCGCGCGGCCTTCTCGGCCCACGGCACCGTCATCGACCTCAGCATGGACCCGCCGCGCAA CTGTGCATTCATCACCTTCGAGAAGATGGAGTCCGCGGATCAGGCTGTGGGCGAG TTGAACGGCACAATGGTTGGCGATGTTAACATTAAAGTCAGCATCGCCAGGAAACAGCCTATGCTTGAAGCTGCTACAGGGAAGTCAGTCTGGGCCTCTCTAG ctGTACAGAATAGTGCCAAGGGCTCCTACAGAGACAAGCGGAACCAGGTTGTGTACAATGATGACTTCCTGTGA
- the skic2 gene encoding superkiller complex protein 2, with the protein MERIVLPPPGPLDLPLSALEMGCSGEFQLLSRPLGRADALPPQCTLPHGLPPFAPDLLADVEERFLRDPEWLPLHDKDAAFEKFRRAVKRDTRLDALLHCQVSPLHSSLSVVRNPTTGELLDFAEVLLEDTGLSCKNSLSLLRPPGPPGQSLRGSTTNYPFLPGGMDEPSLEQIKTKTQKEEDIDFENDLLAVPPGFKRGMEFARKDVKPPTGQLSLLSLLSGFDDIIDARPEREGGERGEEERGGAKRLQRSNSLEELGIKAVLAVRGTDRPSVCVSVCGTDRPSVCVSVCGTDRPSVCVSVCGTDCPSVCVSACGTDRLSVCVSVCGTDRPSVCVSACGTDRLSVCVSACGLTVCLYGSALISPRSVCECVCSSVSLQEAGPSSSSSSSSSSSSAERQGAMKSAEDKPAQRERWAIPVDINTPCEDFHKRIPDPAFKWPFELDVFQKQAVLRLEAGDSVCVCVCVYTGPQSVTVGLSLSAQWPFELDVFQKQAVLRLEAGDSVCVCVCVCVSVCVCVYTGPQSVTVGLSLSAQWPFELDVFQKQAVLRLEAGDSVFVAAHTSAGKTVVAEYAIALSQKHMTRTIYTSPIKALSNQKFRDFKTTFKDVGLLTGDVQLSPEASCLIMTTEILRSMLYNGSDVIRDLEWVIFDEVHYINDTERGVVWEEVLIMLPDHVSIILLSATVPNAVEFSDWIGRIKKKRIYVISTQRRPVPLEHHLYTGNSSKTQKELFLLVDANGNFLTKGYYAAVEAKKERTSKHAQSFGAKGASQVTTPNQDRAVWLSLLSSLYRRDQTPVVAFTFSRSRCDENARALSSLDLTTSAEKSEIHCFFQRCISRLRGSDRQLPQVLQMIELLKKGIGVHHSGILPILKEVIEMLFTKGLVKVLFATETFAMGVNMPARTVVFDSIRKHDGTAFRDLVPGEYIQMAGRAGRRGLDTTGTVIILCKGAVHEMSDLYKMMLGKPTLLQSQFRLTYTMILNLLRVEALRVTDMMKRSFSECHTRKDSQVHEKRIAELKQTLSSLPPVDTEGQLADLVTYYRTVKELVQIRDTLQKAVMESVNGVKALSVGRVVVVGNAQHSNALGVVLQVSSDAANRSFTALILCERGRESGGAPNPGSSPPAAPHLLFNTGLFIPEGPCGHTVQKIKPGDIAAITVKTLRVSPDRIIDDFNKRQMPRFRMDPPGQAISTATQELLRLAEAHPGGVATLDPVNDIQLKGVEVVEASMRLRVLQDGLSQFTCVHSPRFSDEFSRLQERMSFQEELDRLQFLLSDQSLSLLPEYQQRIKVLQSLSYVDAGGAVQLKGRVACELSSHELLLTELLFEGGLSSLPPEESAALLSCLVFTQKTQVTPEINSSLQEGVQRVVAVAQRIGELQRDCGLAQSVEEFVGQYKFGLTEVVYCWARGMPFSEIAQLTDVQEGIVVRCIQRLDEVLKDVRNAARIVGDSVLHSKMEQASTAIKRDIVFTASLYTH; encoded by the exons ATGGAGAGAATCG TGTTGCCCCCGCCCGGGCCCCTGGACCTCCCCCTCTCGGCGCTGGAGATGGGCTGCTCCGGGGAGTTCCAGCTGCTGTCCCGGCCGCTGGGGCGCGCCGACGCCCTGCCTCCCCAGTGCACC CTGCCCCACGGCCTGCCGCCCTTCGCCCCCGACCTGCTGGCCGACGTGGAGGAGCGCTTCCTGCGCGACCCCGAATGGCTTCCCCTCCACGACAAGGACGCCGCCTTCGAGAAGTTCCGCCG GGCGGTCAAGAGGGACACCCGGCTGGACGCCCTGCTGCACTGCCAGGTCTCGCCCCTGCACTCCTCCCTGTCTGTGGTCCGGAACCCCACCACCGGCGAGCTGCTGGACTTCGCCGAG GTGCTGCTGGAGGACACCGGCCTCTCCTGCAAgaactctctctccctcctgcgGCCCCCCGGCCCCCCGGGGCAGAGCCTGAGGGGCAGCACCACCAACTACCCCTTCCTGCCAG GGGGGATGGACGAGCCCAGCCTGGAGCAGATCAAGACCAAGACGCAGAAGGAGGAGGACATCGATTTCGAGAACG ACCTGCTGGCAGTGCCTCCCGGCTTCAAGAGGGGAATGGAGTTCGCGAGGAAAG ATGTGAAGCCCCCCACCGGGCAGCTCAGCCTGCTGTCCCTGCTGTCGGGCTTTGATGACATCATCGACGCGCGCCCCGAGCGGGAGGgcggggagagaggggaggaggagaggggcgGGGCCAAGAGGCTGCAGAGGAGCAACAGCCTGGAGGAGCTGGGCATCAAGGCAGTGCTGGCCGTCCGTGGGACTGACCgtccgtctgtctgtgtgtctgtctgtgggaCTGACCgtccgtctgtctgtgtgtctgtctgtgggaCTGACCgtccgtctgtctgtgtgtctgtctgtgggactgactgtccgtctgtctgtgtgtctgcctgtgGGACTGaccgtctgtctgtgtgtgtgtctgtctgtgggaCTGACCgtccgtctgtctgtgtgtctgcctgtgGGACTgaccgtctgtctgtctgtgtgtctgcctgtgGACTGACCGTCTGTCTGTATGGATCTGCCCTGATCTCTCCtcgcagtgtgtgtgagtgtgtgtgttcatCTGTCTCTCTGCAGGAGGCCGGGCCTTCGTCCTCGTCCTCGTCCTCGTCTTCCTCTTCCTCGGCGGAGAGGCAGGGAGCGATGAAGAGCGCGGAGGACAAGCCCGCACAGAGAGAGCGCTGGGCTATCCCAGTGGACATCAACACCCCCTGCGAGGACTTCCACAAGCGTATCCCTGACCCTGCCTTCAAG tGGCCCTTCGAGCTGGACGTGTTTCAGAAGCAGGCGGTGTTGAGGCTGGAGGCGGGagactctgtgtgtgtgtgtgtgtgtgtgtacactgGGCCCCAGTCCGTGACGgtgggtctctctctctctgcccagtGGCCCTTCGAGCTGGACGTGTTTCAGAAGCAGGCGGTGTTGAGGCTGGAGGCGGGagactctgtgtgtgtgtgtgtgtgtgtgtgtgtgtctgtgtgtgtgtgtgtgtacactgGGCCCCAGTCCGTGACGgtgggtctctctctctctgcccagtGGCCCTTCGAGCTGGACGTGTTTCAGAAGCAGGCGGTGTTGAGGCTGGAGGCGGGAGACTCTGTGTTCGTGGCGGCTCACACCTCTGCCGGCAAGACAGTGGTGGCGGAGTATGCCATCGCTCTGTCCCAGAAACACATGACCAG gACGATCTACACCTCCCCCATCAAGGCGCTGTCCAACCAGAAGTTCCGGGACTTCAAGACCACCTTCAAGGACGTGGGGCTGCTGACCGGCGACGTCCAGCTGAGTCCCGAGGCGTCCTGCCTGATCATGACCACGGAGATCCTCAG GTCCATGCTGTACAACGGCTCGGACGTCATCCGGGACTTGGAGTGGGTGATATTTGACGAGGTGCATTACATTAATGACACTGAG aggggAGTGGTGTGGGAGGAGGTGCTGATTATGCTCCCAGATCACGTCAGTATCATCCTGCTTAGCGCCACCGTGCCCAACGCCGTGGAGTTCAGCGACTGGATCGG GCGCATCAAGAAGAAGCGGATCTACGTCATCAGCACGCAGAGGCGCCCCGTGCCCCTGGAGCACCACCTGTACACGGGAAACAGCAGCAAGACGCAGAAGGAGCTCTTCCTGCTGGTGGACGCCAACGGCAACTTCCTCACCAAGGG GTACTACGCTGCCGTGGAGGCGAAGAAGGAGCGCACCAGCAAGCACGCGCAGTCGTTCGGAGCCAAGGGCGCCTCGCAGGTCACCACCCCCAACCAG GACCGGGCCGTGTGGCTgtccctcctctcctccctgtACCGGCGGGACCAGACGCCCGTGGTGGCCTTCACCTTCTCGCGCTCCCGCTGCGACGAGAACGCCCGCGCGCTCTCCTCCCTCGACCTCACCACCTCCGCCGAGAAGAGCGAGATCCACTGCTTCTTCCAGCGCTGCATCTCCCGGCTCCGGGGCAGCGACCGGCAGCTGCCGCAG GTTCTCCAGATGATCGAGCTGTTGAAGAAGGGGATAGGTGTTCACCACAGTGGGATCCTGCCCATCCTCAAGGAGGTTATCGAGATGCTCTTCACTAAGGGCCTAGTGAAG gTGCTCTTCGCCACGGAGACGTTCGCCATGGGGGTGAACATGCCGGCCAGGACCGTGGTGTTCGACAGCATCCGGAAACACGATGGGACGGCGTTCCGGGACCTGGTGCCCG GAGAGTACATCCAGATGGCGGGCCGCGCGGGGCGCCGCGGGCTGGACACCACGGGCACGGTCATCATCCTGTGCAAGGGGGCGGTTCACGAGATGAGCGACCTCTACAAGATGATGCTG GGCAAGCCCACCCTGCTGCAGTCTCAGTTCCGGCTCACCTACACCATGATCCTGAACCTGCTGCGCGTGGAGGCCCTGAGGGTGACCGACATGATGAAGAGGAGCTTCTCCGAGTGCCACACCCGCAAGGACTCGCAG GTCCATGAGAAGAGGATCGCCGAGCTGAAGCAGACCCTGTCGTCTCTCCCTCCCGTCGACACCGAGGGGCAGCTGGCCGACCTGGTGACGTACTACCGCACGGTGAAGGAGCTGGTGCAGATCCGGGACACGCTGCAG AAGGCCGTGATGGAGTCGGTGAACGGCGTGAAGGCCCTCTCCGTGGGCAGGGTGGTCGTGGTCGGCAACGCGCAGCACAGCAACGCCCTGGGGGTCGTCCTGCAG GTGTCCAGTGACGCAGCCAATCGCTCCTTCACCGCTCTGATCCTGTGcgagaggggcagggagagtGGGGGCGCCCCGAACCCCGGCAGCAGCCCTCCGGCCGCCCCCCACCTCCTCTTCAACACGGGGCTGTTCATCCCCGAGG GCCCCTGCGGGCACACGGTGCAGAAGATCAAGCCCGGCGACATCGCCGCCATCACAGTGAAGACCCTGCGGGTCAGCCCGGACCGCATCATCGACGACTTCAACAAGAGGCAGATGCCTCGCTTCAG GATGGACCCCCCCGGGCAGGCCATCTCCACGGCCACCCAGGAGCTGCTGCGATTGGCCGAGGCTCACCCGGGCGGGGTGGCGACCCTTGACCCCGTGAACGACATCCAGCTGAAGGGGGTGGAGGTGGTGGAGGCGTCGATGAGGCTCCGCGTCCTGCAGGACGGCCTGAGCCAGTTCACCTGCGTGCACAGCCCCCGCTTCTCGGACGAG TTCTCCAGGCTGCAGGAGCGGATGTCTTTTCAGGAAGAGCTGGACAGGCTGCAGTTCCTCCTCTCGgaccagtctctctctctgctgcccGAGTACCAACAAAGAATTAAG GTGCTGCAGTCCCTGAGCTACGTGGACGCCGGCGGGGCCGTGCAGCTGAAGGGCCGGGTGGCCTGCGAGCTCAGCAGCCACGAGCTGCTGCTGACGGAGCTGCTGTTCGAGGGCGGCCTGAGCTCGCTGCCCCCCGAGGAGAGCGCCGCCCTGCTGTCCTGCCTGGTCTTCACCCAGAAGACGCAGGTCACCCCCGAGATCAACTCCTCGCTGCAGGAG GGCGTGCAGCGTGTGGTCGCCGTGGCCCAGCGGATCGGCGAGCTGCAGCGGGACTGCGGGCTGGCCCAGTCGGTGGAGGAGTTCGTGGGGCAGTACAAGTTCGGGCTGACGGAGGTGGTGTACTGCTGGGCCCGGGGCATG CCCTTCTCGGAGATCGCGCAGCTGACGGACGTGCAGGAGGGCATCGTGGTGCGCTGTATCCAGCGTCTGGACGAGGTCCTGAAGGACGTGCGCAACGCCGCCCGCATCGTGGGCGACTCGGTGCTGCACTCCAAGATGGAGCAGGCCTCCACCGCCATCAAGAGGGACATCGTCTTCACCGCCTCCCTGTACACCCACTGA